In one Natronoarchaeum mannanilyticum genomic region, the following are encoded:
- a CDS encoding DNA-binding protein, whose amino-acid sequence MSSNNASGKVVSVDEQAFENAGEQAVDEDGFPVVDETPAFEAAVEQETQAKVDANHPDGIADTSNERIHGVPLEQEERIRAREAELERISAQAEFGTQDGREQRTRAVVAEGSRKRRREFQKRAASVEPMADPERDDPRAELSQDELATVNAEADRLAEQLDGWARAAISRCLAEAVVDGMSLTSAVIQVFEELQTAPGQVVPIDALDEIDRETVSIEGRVETLWDSDSPAIQQVGLVADESGKTKVTIWKASDAPWIEEGERVRIHEAAKNWYNGRVSLAVTGWSTVHFPERGRWWEE is encoded by the coding sequence ATGTCCAGTAACAACGCTAGCGGAAAGGTCGTTTCGGTCGATGAACAGGCATTCGAGAACGCGGGCGAACAGGCGGTCGATGAAGACGGCTTCCCGGTCGTCGACGAGACGCCGGCGTTCGAGGCCGCGGTCGAGCAGGAGACGCAGGCGAAGGTGGATGCGAACCACCCGGACGGGATCGCGGACACGAGCAACGAGCGGATTCACGGTGTCCCCCTCGAACAGGAGGAGCGCATTCGGGCGCGGGAAGCCGAACTAGAGCGCATCAGTGCCCAAGCCGAGTTCGGGACGCAGGACGGTCGCGAGCAGCGCACGCGAGCAGTAGTCGCGGAGGGGAGTCGGAAGCGCCGCCGGGAGTTCCAGAAGCGTGCCGCGAGCGTGGAACCGATGGCCGACCCCGAACGAGATGATCCCCGGGCGGAACTCTCCCAGGATGAACTAGCGACGGTGAACGCGGAAGCTGATCGACTCGCGGAGCAGTTGGATGGCTGGGCGCGCGCGGCGATCAGTCGATGCTTGGCCGAGGCGGTCGTCGACGGCATGAGTCTCACGAGCGCGGTCATCCAGGTGTTCGAGGAGTTGCAGACGGCGCCAGGCCAGGTCGTGCCGATCGACGCCCTGGACGAGATAGATCGCGAAACGGTGAGCATCGAGGGGCGTGTCGAGACGCTCTGGGACAGTGACTCGCCGGCGATCCAACAGGTCGGGCTGGTCGCGGACGAGAGCGGAAAGACGAAGGTGACGATCTGGAAGGCATCAGACGCACCGTGGATTGAGGAAGGCGAGCGGGTGCGCATTCACGAGGCGGCCAAGAACTGGTACAACGGACGTGTCTCACTGGCCGTCACGGGATGGAGCACCGTTCACTTCCCCGAGCGCGGGCGGTGGTGGGAAGAATAG
- a CDS encoding helix-turn-helix transcriptional regulator, whose translation MHDLTAFKRDCLYVIAGLDKPHGLAVKSALAEYYEKDINAGRLYPNLDELVSMGLVEKSQKDKRTNEYALTKRARRELEARREWEAQYFSETENAVPAE comes from the coding sequence ATGCATGATCTCACCGCATTTAAGCGAGACTGTTTATATGTAATCGCCGGGCTTGACAAGCCTCACGGCCTTGCAGTGAAATCAGCGCTCGCCGAATACTATGAGAAGGATATCAATGCAGGCAGGCTATACCCTAATCTAGACGAGTTGGTAAGTATGGGACTCGTCGAAAAGAGTCAGAAGGACAAACGTACGAACGAGTACGCACTGACGAAACGGGCTAGACGCGAACTCGAAGCACGACGTGAGTGGGAAGCGCAGTACTTCTCCGAGACAGAAAATGCGGTACCAGCCGAATGA
- a CDS encoding ArdC-like ssDNA-binding domain-containing protein, translating into MATTSDSSVSFDQTDTRSDEMNSTIEQWIDELVVGVDDAQASEEFQEWLDVQSRFHDYSYRNTLLIKRQCPEATRVAGYRTWQEEFDRHVTEGESAIWIWAPIITKQCPECENSPSYHEDSDCEYDATPPEEWSEGLVGFKPAPVFDVSQIEGEPLPDLDTKATGDAGDLVSRLIAAADELGVTVRIVSEEEWTHGEAKGICEQLSLVDVQPLVEVRDRENEADLARTLIHEYAHALLHFDVDDDTERTKREVEAEAVAYVVGRYCGLDTSGSAFYLAAWESDDPEVARDRLDRISTTAEELIDVIEDGA; encoded by the coding sequence ATGGCTACGACCAGTGATTCGTCGGTCTCCTTCGATCAGACCGACACGCGATCAGACGAGATGAACAGCACTATCGAACAGTGGATCGACGAGCTCGTCGTCGGCGTCGACGACGCGCAGGCCAGCGAAGAGTTCCAAGAGTGGCTCGACGTCCAGAGTCGCTTCCACGACTACTCCTACCGGAACACGCTCCTCATCAAACGCCAGTGTCCCGAGGCAACCCGGGTGGCCGGCTACCGTACGTGGCAGGAGGAGTTCGACCGCCACGTCACGGAGGGGGAGTCGGCCATCTGGATCTGGGCGCCGATCATCACGAAACAGTGCCCGGAGTGCGAAAACTCGCCGAGTTACCACGAGGACAGCGATTGTGAGTACGACGCGACGCCACCCGAGGAGTGGTCTGAGGGCCTGGTCGGATTCAAGCCCGCGCCGGTGTTCGACGTCTCCCAGATCGAGGGAGAACCGCTTCCCGACCTCGACACGAAAGCGACCGGAGACGCCGGCGATCTGGTTTCTCGGCTGATTGCCGCTGCTGATGAGCTCGGCGTAACAGTGCGAATCGTTTCAGAAGAGGAGTGGACCCACGGCGAGGCGAAAGGCATCTGCGAGCAGTTGAGCCTCGTCGACGTTCAGCCGCTCGTCGAGGTGCGTGATCGAGAGAACGAGGCTGACCTTGCGCGGACGCTGATCCACGAGTACGCGCACGCCCTGCTCCACTTCGACGTCGACGACGATACCGAGCGGACGAAACGCGAAGTCGAGGCCGAGGCGGTCGCGTACGTTGTTGGGCGGTACTGCGGGCTCGACACCAGTGGCTCTGCATTCTACCTAGCTGCATGGGAGTCAGACGATCCGGAAGTCGCTCGCGACCGTCTCGACCGGATCAGTACCACAGCAGAAGAGCTCATCGACGTGATCGAAGACGGCGCCTGA